In Dissulfuribacter thermophilus, the sequence CTACCCCAGTTAAATTACATTTACCCCAGGCAGAGGGAGTTCGGAACTTATCCCAATGCCTATCAGATTACTGAGCTCCATCACTGCATGCATTGCGAAAATTCTCCGTGTGCCAGGAACTGCCCGTCTAAAGCTATTGAAGTGCGAAAGGGCGGTCAGGTAGTTATTCACCAGGATCGGTGCGTAGGATGCCGTACCTGTCAGGATGCATGTCCCTTTGGAGTTCCTGTCTACGACCGGGCAACAAACAAGTCCTATAAGTGCATTATGTGCTATGACCGTGTGGAATCAGGCCTTAAGCCTGCCTGTGTGTCAGGTTGTATTGCAGGAGGCCTTTTTAGCGGCCCCAGGGAAGAAGTGGTTGCTGAGGCAAAGGAAAGGGCAAAGTTCTACACTAAACGTTTTGGCAAGGAATATATTGTCTACGGCGCAGAGAAGTTGAACGACTATGTTGGAACTACTCGTTGGTTGACCATAGTGCCAGCAGCTGAAGCTGAAAAATATGGGCTTCCAAAGGATCCAGTGGTAGGCAGCATGGTCTTACGCGAACTCTGCAAGAATTTTGGTATAGGGGCATCAGCCGCTGTGGCTATAGGAGCTGGTGCGCATTTCCTTTACTGGTTATCAAAACGCAAAGAAGTTCTTGCATCCAAGGACAAGGAGGATGGCAATGAATAA encodes:
- a CDS encoding 4Fe-4S dicluster domain-containing protein, yielding MSVYSICYDSQACVRCFTCVVQCSVENRLRLQREGKTAMELGVNEALPQLNYIYPRQREFGTYPNAYQITELHHCMHCENSPCARNCPSKAIEVRKGGQVVIHQDRCVGCRTCQDACPFGVPVYDRATNKSYKCIMCYDRVESGLKPACVSGCIAGGLFSGPREEVVAEAKERAKFYTKRFGKEYIVYGAEKLNDYVGTTRWLTIVPAAEAEKYGLPKDPVVGSMVLRELCKNFGIGASAAVAIGAGAHFLYWLSKRKEVLASKDKEDGNE